The following proteins come from a genomic window of Nostoc sp. TCL26-01:
- a CDS encoding aspartate carbamoyltransferase catalytic subunit, whose translation MPTSTWNRHHVLSLSDFTAAEYDTVLQTAASFQEVLSRRTKKVPTLQGQVVANLFFEPSTRTRSSFELAAKRLSADTLNFAASTSSMTKGETILDTAKTYLAMGTDIMVIRHKEAGVPNAIAEEMDRLGVRVSVLNAGDGQHEHPSQGLLDLFTICSLIDQANPRLELLQGKKIAIVGDILHSRVARSNIWSLIASGAEVHLAAPPTLLPKLFAEYIFGESAAPQGKLFIHWQLEPALQDADFVMTLRLQKERMTSHLLPSLREYHQLFGITRTKLQLSKPTVKVLHPGPVNRGVEISSDLMDDPEFSLIQSQVTSGVAVRMALLYLIGSGKMSGQ comes from the coding sequence ATGCCTACTTCGACTTGGAATCGTCATCACGTCCTCTCTTTATCTGACTTCACTGCTGCTGAATACGATACTGTTTTACAAACTGCTGCTAGTTTTCAAGAAGTGTTATCACGGCGGACGAAGAAAGTACCGACTTTACAAGGACAGGTGGTAGCGAATTTATTCTTTGAACCATCTACCCGCACTCGCAGCAGTTTTGAATTAGCTGCTAAACGCCTCAGTGCAGATACACTCAACTTTGCTGCATCTACCTCTTCCATGACCAAGGGAGAGACAATTCTTGACACTGCCAAGACATATTTAGCGATGGGTACTGATATTATGGTGATTCGCCATAAAGAAGCTGGTGTACCTAATGCGATCGCTGAGGAAATGGATCGTTTAGGTGTACGTGTCAGTGTCCTCAATGCTGGTGATGGTCAACATGAGCATCCATCCCAAGGATTGCTAGATTTATTTACAATTTGTAGTCTAATCGATCAAGCTAATCCCCGTCTGGAACTTTTACAAGGGAAAAAAATTGCGATCGTTGGCGATATTTTACACTCCCGTGTTGCCCGTTCTAACATTTGGAGTTTAATTGCCAGTGGTGCTGAAGTCCATCTTGCCGCACCACCAACTCTGCTCCCCAAGTTATTTGCTGAGTATATATTCGGAGAATCAGCAGCACCACAAGGTAAATTATTTATCCATTGGCAATTAGAACCAGCCTTACAAGATGCTGATTTTGTCATGACGTTGCGCTTACAAAAAGAACGGATGACTAGTCATTTACTCCCCAGTTTGCGAGAATATCACCAACTGTTTGGTATCACCCGTACCAAACTGCAACTATCTAAACCAACCGTTAAAGTTCTACATCCAGGCCCAGTTAACCGTGGTGTAGAAATCAGTTCTGATTTGATGGATGACCCAGAATTTAGCCTAATTCAGTCGCAAGTCACCAGTGGTGTAGCCGTCCGCATGGCACTATTGTATTTAATCGGTAGCGGTAAAATGTCTGGACAGTAA
- a CDS encoding MBL fold metallo-hydrolase gives MYPLSQQPSHTTKSPRDVLDSIFAFPPNRDTLGGSSYFIVGNEGNILIDCPALDPINLDFLRSHGGVSWLFITHRSAIGKTAEIFANFNCQILIQEQEAYLLPGLPVTTFTQEFAITPTAKAIWTPGHSPGSSCLYYSELGGVLFSGRHLLPNQHGEPIPLRTAKTFHWPRQIKSLQVLQENFTPETLQYLCPGANTGFLRGKRVIDQAYQRLASLDLSTLLATQPMI, from the coding sequence ATGTACCCTTTATCTCAACAGCCAAGTCATACAACCAAGTCACCCAGGGATGTCTTAGACAGTATTTTTGCCTTTCCACCAAACAGGGACACATTAGGAGGAAGCTCTTATTTCATTGTAGGAAATGAAGGGAATATCCTCATCGATTGCCCAGCTTTAGATCCAATAAATTTGGATTTTTTGCGATCGCATGGTGGCGTAAGCTGGTTATTTATCACGCATCGCAGTGCTATTGGGAAAACAGCAGAAATTTTTGCAAACTTTAATTGCCAAATCCTGATTCAAGAACAAGAAGCTTATCTGTTACCAGGATTACCAGTAACCACCTTCACCCAAGAATTCGCCATCACACCTACAGCTAAAGCTATCTGGACTCCTGGACATTCTCCCGGTTCCTCTTGTCTATATTACAGCGAACTAGGAGGTGTATTATTTTCTGGTCGCCATCTACTACCCAATCAACACGGTGAACCAATACCATTACGAACAGCAAAAACCTTCCACTGGCCAAGACAAATCAAAAGCCTACAAGTACTGCAAGAAAACTTTACACCCGAAACCCTCCAGTACCTCTGTCCCGGTGCTAACACAGGTTTTCTCAGAGGTAAACGAGTCATCGATCAAGCCTACCAACGTTTAGCTAGTCTAGATTTATCAACTTTGTTAGCAACACAACCAATGATTTGA
- a CDS encoding site-2 protease family protein, translating to MTIWFLLLLGIATYLMVQRSVANITRTPIWLLWLVLMTPALILTGWSLAYGVKQPPPPALIFWPSIICLLLYWLLFQWGRQLPRDTQTAPQAPESQSAINPTAEQVPVRPIEPTEETQLRNCFPWSIYYVQNIEYRPQAVICRGQLRTTPAQAYQQIRANIEAQFGDRFVLIFQEGLNNKPFFVLVPNAQAAKANASKPEKLTRPGLALLLLVATLVTTTLVGVKIAGIDPTRLQSNPEILLQGLPYALGLMTILGIHELGHYLTARFYKIRSTLPYFIPMPFFLGTFGAFIQMRSPIPNRKALFDVSIAGPIAGFIATLPLIMWGLAHSDVVSLTDKTGLLNPDALNPRYSILLALLAKLALGTALTAKSAIDLHPIGVAGFLGLIVTALNLMPVGQLDGGHIVHAMFGQRTAMFIGQIARLLLLLLSLVQPEFFVWAIILLFIPLVDEPALNDVTELDSKRDILGLLAIALLVIIVLPMPEAIANLLQI from the coding sequence ATGACAATTTGGTTTCTCCTTCTATTGGGAATCGCTACTTATCTAATGGTGCAACGCAGTGTTGCTAACATCACCAGAACGCCAATTTGGCTGTTGTGGTTGGTATTAATGACACCTGCATTGATATTAACTGGGTGGAGTCTGGCTTATGGAGTTAAACAACCACCGCCGCCAGCACTGATATTTTGGCCGTCAATTATCTGCCTTTTGTTATACTGGCTGTTGTTTCAGTGGGGAAGGCAATTGCCAAGGGATACACAAACTGCACCCCAAGCCCCAGAATCACAATCGGCTATTAATCCTACCGCAGAACAAGTACCTGTGCGTCCCATTGAACCAACAGAAGAAACCCAACTCCGCAATTGTTTTCCCTGGTCTATTTACTACGTCCAGAACATTGAGTATCGACCCCAAGCTGTGATTTGTCGGGGACAGTTACGAACAACACCTGCTCAAGCTTATCAGCAAATTAGAGCGAATATTGAAGCCCAATTTGGCGATCGCTTCGTGCTAATCTTTCAAGAAGGTTTAAATAACAAACCTTTCTTTGTCCTTGTTCCCAACGCGCAAGCAGCTAAGGCTAACGCCAGTAAGCCAGAAAAGTTAACCCGGCCAGGATTGGCTTTATTACTTTTAGTCGCAACTTTGGTCACTACTACCTTGGTAGGGGTAAAAATTGCGGGTATCGACCCGACAAGATTACAATCCAATCCAGAGATATTGTTACAAGGATTACCCTATGCTTTAGGGTTGATGACAATCTTGGGTATCCACGAACTTGGACACTATTTAACAGCGAGATTCTACAAAATTCGCTCTACATTGCCCTATTTTATTCCTATGCCTTTCTTCTTAGGAACTTTTGGGGCATTTATTCAAATGCGGAGTCCCATTCCCAATCGCAAGGCTTTATTTGATGTGAGTATTGCCGGGCCTATTGCTGGGTTTATTGCCACATTACCCTTAATTATGTGGGGATTGGCTCACTCTGATGTGGTTTCTTTGACTGATAAAACAGGTTTATTAAATCCTGATGCTCTCAATCCTCGGTATTCTATCCTATTAGCGTTACTTGCCAAGTTAGCTTTAGGCACTGCATTAACAGCAAAATCAGCAATTGATTTACATCCTATAGGCGTAGCGGGATTTCTAGGATTAATTGTCACAGCATTAAATCTGATGCCTGTGGGTCAATTAGACGGAGGTCATATTGTCCATGCGATGTTTGGTCAAAGAACAGCTATGTTCATCGGACAAATTGCCCGGCTGTTACTGTTATTACTTTCTTTAGTGCAACCAGAATTCTTTGTCTGGGCAATTATTTTACTATTCATTCCCTTAGTTGATGAACCTGCGTTGAATGATGTCACCGAACTAGATAGTAAACGTGACATTTTAGGCTTGTTAGCCATAGCCTTGTTGGTAATAATTGTCTTACCTATGCCAGAGGCGATCGCTAATTTGTTGCAAATTTAG
- a CDS encoding Dethiobiotin synthetase: MNYETARKLLVGQTIATAENPDALLMRMKQGKPPVPGQITSILLALKVVFEALKDSPSLDRELTFAIYQLSIKTQQIFMAGRKAGVDWPPLLKEDLLRIALATESIFSGVWQTLPPGSF; encoded by the coding sequence ATGAATTACGAAACAGCCCGCAAACTCTTAGTAGGACAAACAATAGCAACTGCGGAAAACCCAGATGCTTTGTTAATGCGGATGAAGCAGGGTAAACCGCCAGTACCCGGTCAAATCACCTCCATTTTGTTAGCCTTAAAAGTAGTATTTGAAGCCCTGAAAGATTCCCCCAGTTTAGATCGGGAATTAACTTTTGCTATCTATCAATTAAGTATTAAAACTCAACAAATATTCATGGCCGGACGCAAAGCTGGCGTTGACTGGCCGCCACTACTCAAGGAAGATTTACTCCGAATCGCTTTAGCTACTGAAAGCATCTTTTCTGGTGTGTGGCAAACTCTACCGCCAGGAAGTTTTTAG
- a CDS encoding Panacea domain-containing protein produces MLSCFKVADYFIWLANETGSFISNLKLQKLVYYAQAWHLALHHDPLFPEDFQAWIHGPVIPALYQKYKHFGWQPILEDVNPELPKEVQVFLDEVAQEYFACDAYELEQMTHVEVPWNLARGYIPSDAPSNEIIKKEWMKEYYGSRVEEKD; encoded by the coding sequence GTGTTGTCATGCTTTAAGGTAGCAGATTACTTTATCTGGCTAGCAAATGAAACAGGCTCTTTCATCAGTAATTTAAAGTTGCAAAAGCTTGTTTACTATGCCCAAGCTTGGCATCTTGCACTTCATCATGATCCTCTGTTTCCAGAAGATTTTCAAGCATGGATACATGGCCCTGTAATTCCTGCCTTGTATCAGAAGTATAAGCATTTTGGATGGCAACCAATTTTAGAAGATGTTAACCCTGAATTACCTAAAGAAGTTCAAGTATTTTTGGATGAAGTTGCACAAGAGTACTTTGCTTGTGATGCTTATGAACTAGAGCAAATGACTCATGTAGAAGTACCTTGGAATTTGGCAAGAGGATACATACCGTCTGATGCACCTTCCAACGAGATTATCAAAAAGGAATGGATGAAGGAGTACTACGGATCTCGTGTCGAAGAAAAGGATTAA
- a CDS encoding DUF4351 domain-containing protein: MIDHDRLFKELLSSFFPEFIELFFPDVSAYWEKDSIEFLPQEVFTDVTEGERKITDILLKVSFRNQKTLFIIHIEHQSYSQTNFNQRMFIYFARLHEKYALPIYPIVIYSHDAPQIPEPKSYCIDFPNKKVLEFNYEVIQLNLLRWQDFVNQSNPIASALMAKMQMDVQERPMVKLMSLQLLANLGLNPAQIQLISGFIDTYLDLNVQEERIFQEQLAIIEPKQEEKVMQIVTSWMRQGMQQGEVKLICRLLNRRLGEVNPQLQERIQDLSTAELEDLGEALLDFTTTADLEAWFESR; the protein is encoded by the coding sequence ATGATTGATCATGACCGCCTGTTTAAAGAACTGCTCTCTAGCTTCTTTCCAGAGTTTATCGAGTTATTTTTTCCTGATGTTAGTGCTTATTGGGAAAAAGATTCAATAGAATTTTTGCCACAAGAAGTATTCACAGATGTAACAGAAGGAGAGCGAAAAATAACCGATATCTTGCTAAAAGTTTCATTTAGAAATCAGAAGACTTTATTTATCATTCACATAGAACATCAATCTTATTCACAAACTAATTTCAATCAGCGAATGTTTATATACTTCGCTCGACTACATGAAAAATATGCTCTTCCCATATATCCTATAGTCATTTATTCTCATGATGCACCGCAAATACCAGAACCAAAATCCTATTGCATAGATTTTCCCAATAAGAAAGTACTAGAATTTAATTATGAAGTTATCCAGTTAAATCTATTAAGATGGCAAGATTTTGTCAATCAAAGCAATCCCATAGCTAGTGCTTTAATGGCAAAAATGCAGATGGATGTCCAAGAACGTCCAATGGTTAAGCTAATGTCTCTACAATTGCTAGCAAATTTGGGACTCAACCCAGCACAGATACAATTAATATCAGGGTTTATCGATACATATCTCGATTTGAATGTTCAAGAAGAAAGAATATTTCAAGAGCAACTTGCTATTATTGAACCAAAGCAAGAGGAGAAAGTTATGCAAATCGTTACTAGTTGGATGAGACAAGGTATGCAGCAGGGAGAGGTGAAGCTGATTTGTCGCTTACTTAACCGCCGCTTGGGTGAAGTTAATCCCCAGTTACAAGAACGGATTCAAGATTTGTCAACTGCGGAGTTGGAAGATTTGGGTGAGGCGCTGCTAGATTTTACAACTACTGCTGATTTGGAAGCTTGGTTTGAGAGTAGGTAA
- a CDS encoding zinc-binding dehydrogenase, whose amino-acid sequence MLAALLYGQEDLRLEQVADPSANVGEVVIRVGAATTCGTDLKVWRRGGHAKMLTPPTLFGHEAAGEIIAVGAGVTGWRVGDRVVANNSAPCMKCFFCQRQEYSLCPNLTWNNGTFAEYLKIPAPIVQHNLLRVPDELPLELAAMTEPLACVLHGVDRSQIKPRDRVVILGDGAIGLMFVAALADTVEVLVWGGSDHRLEIGKKLGAAQIFNYHQTADIPGVVKELTEGWGADVVIEATGVPSVWESAIACARPGATVNLFGGCPRDTTITVNTEQLHYSELTLKGVFHNTPKYVRDALALIASGKIPFELLISEHRPLKDLEQVFHDMKARKVIKVAMVCS is encoded by the coding sequence TTGTTAGCAGCATTGCTTTATGGTCAAGAGGATTTACGGTTAGAACAGGTTGCTGACCCATCTGCAAATGTTGGGGAAGTTGTGATTAGAGTAGGCGCAGCTACGACTTGCGGTACGGATTTGAAAGTCTGGCGGCGTGGTGGTCATGCAAAAATGTTGACACCACCCACTTTGTTCGGCCATGAAGCGGCTGGGGAGATTATAGCAGTGGGTGCGGGTGTGACAGGTTGGCGAGTAGGCGATCGCGTCGTTGCGAATAATTCTGCCCCCTGCATGAAATGCTTTTTTTGTCAACGTCAAGAATATTCCCTCTGTCCTAACCTAACCTGGAATAACGGCACATTTGCCGAATATCTGAAAATTCCTGCACCTATAGTCCAGCATAACTTGCTGCGGGTTCCTGATGAATTGCCTTTAGAATTGGCAGCTATGACCGAACCGTTGGCTTGTGTATTGCATGGGGTAGACCGTTCCCAGATTAAACCTAGAGATAGAGTGGTGATTTTGGGAGATGGGGCAATTGGGTTAATGTTTGTAGCGGCGTTGGCTGATACTGTTGAGGTATTAGTCTGGGGTGGGAGTGACCATAGGCTAGAGATTGGCAAGAAACTGGGTGCAGCGCAGATATTTAACTATCATCAAACTGCGGATATTCCTGGTGTGGTGAAAGAACTTACCGAAGGCTGGGGTGCGGATGTGGTGATTGAAGCGACTGGTGTACCAAGCGTTTGGGAAAGTGCGATCGCCTGCGCTCGTCCTGGTGCTACTGTTAACTTATTCGGTGGCTGTCCACGAGACACAACAATTACAGTTAATACAGAACAATTACACTACAGCGAACTCACTCTCAAAGGCGTATTTCACAACACACCTAAATATGTAAGAGATGCGCTTGCACTTATAGCTAGTGGGAAAATTCCTTTTGAGTTACTGATTAGTGAACATCGTCCATTAAAAGATTTAGAGCAAGTGTTTCATGACATGAAAGCACGGAAAGTCATTAAAGTGGCTATGGTTTGTAGTTAG
- a CDS encoding glycosyltransferase family 4 protein, with translation MKIAQVAPLWERVPPPSYGGIELVVSHLTDELVRRGHEVTLFASGDSQTLADLAAVYPRALRLENNVQEYAAYETLQLSQVYENAAEFDIIHSHAGISALPLASLVSTPTVHTLHGNFTKDNRNVFSHHHKQPYVSISNAQRQIHLNYIKTVYNGIELRDYPFIAQPKEPPYLAFLGRFSPEKGPHHAIAIAKQTGWRLKMAGKVDAVDLKFFEQEIAPHIDGQQIEYLGEITHTEKTELLGNAAITLFPITWQEPFGLVMIESMATGTPVIAMNLGSVPEVIDHGKTGFICQNYDEMSQMIPAAWELQRRCCREHIEHKFSVTQMVNEYEAVYEQIITSRTKLNGYIHAAKIRF, from the coding sequence ATGAAAATCGCTCAGGTTGCCCCCCTATGGGAACGAGTTCCGCCTCCTAGTTATGGAGGGATTGAACTGGTAGTAAGTCATTTGACTGATGAACTAGTTCGTCGTGGCCATGAGGTTACATTATTTGCCTCTGGTGATTCTCAAACCTTGGCTGATTTAGCAGCAGTTTATCCGCGTGCATTACGCTTAGAAAACAATGTTCAAGAGTATGCCGCCTATGAAACGCTACAACTAAGCCAAGTCTATGAAAATGCGGCGGAATTCGATATTATTCACTCTCACGCAGGGATTTCGGCATTACCTTTAGCGAGTTTGGTCTCAACTCCTACGGTGCATACTTTGCACGGTAACTTTACTAAAGATAACCGTAACGTTTTTAGTCACCATCATAAGCAACCATACGTTAGTATTAGTAACGCCCAGCGTCAAATTCATCTCAACTATATTAAAACCGTTTATAACGGTATTGAATTAAGAGATTATCCATTTATTGCCCAACCAAAAGAACCGCCATATTTGGCATTTTTAGGACGATTTTCTCCAGAAAAAGGGCCACATCATGCGATCGCGATCGCTAAACAAACAGGCTGGCGCTTGAAGATGGCAGGAAAAGTTGATGCAGTCGATTTAAAGTTTTTTGAACAAGAAATTGCCCCCCATATAGATGGTCAGCAAATTGAGTACTTAGGTGAAATTACCCACACCGAAAAAACTGAACTGCTCGGCAATGCTGCAATCACTCTTTTTCCGATCACTTGGCAAGAACCTTTTGGGTTAGTAATGATTGAATCAATGGCAACTGGTACACCAGTAATAGCCATGAATCTGGGTTCTGTACCAGAGGTAATTGACCACGGCAAAACAGGATTTATCTGCCAAAATTATGACGAAATGTCGCAGATGATTCCTGCCGCTTGGGAATTACAACGTCGCTGTTGTAGAGAACATATAGAACACAAATTTAGCGTTACCCAAATGGTTAACGAATATGAAGCGGTTTATGAGCAAATTATCACAAGCCGCACCAAGCTAAATGGTTATATCCATGCCGCTAAAATCCGATTTTAA
- the xth gene encoding exodeoxyribonuclease III, with the protein MKVATWNVNSIRTRLEQVIDWLRENPVDILCLQETKVVDADFPRSPFVELGYHLYFSGQKAYNGVALISQQPLIDVSAGFTPILPNIDPIWDEQKRVITATLDGIRIVNLYVPNGSAVGSEKYEFKLRWLTVLREYLQNLLLLQPAICVCGDFNIALEARDIHEKVNPENHIMASAAERQALRDVLELGFADAFRKFTSEGGHFSWWDYRTAAFRRNLGWRIDHHYLTPVLYEKAKSCIIDTAPRKLTQPSDHTPVIVEF; encoded by the coding sequence ATGAAAGTCGCTACTTGGAATGTCAACTCGATTCGCACTCGTTTAGAACAAGTGATTGATTGGTTACGTGAAAATCCCGTTGACATTCTCTGTTTGCAAGAAACCAAAGTTGTAGATGCAGATTTTCCGCGATCGCCTTTTGTCGAATTAGGCTACCACCTCTATTTTTCTGGACAAAAAGCTTATAACGGTGTCGCTTTAATTAGTCAGCAACCACTTATAGATGTTAGTGCCGGATTTACACCAATTTTGCCAAATATTGATCCCATATGGGATGAGCAAAAGCGAGTCATTACAGCCACACTAGATGGCATTCGCATTGTCAACCTTTACGTTCCCAATGGTTCAGCCGTCGGCAGCGAGAAATACGAGTTTAAATTACGCTGGTTGACAGTACTAAGAGAATATTTGCAAAATCTATTACTACTCCAACCAGCCATCTGTGTATGTGGTGACTTTAATATTGCCCTAGAAGCGAGAGACATTCACGAAAAAGTCAACCCAGAAAATCACATCATGGCATCCGCAGCAGAGCGCCAAGCCCTAAGAGATGTTCTAGAATTGGGATTTGCTGATGCCTTTCGCAAATTTACCAGCGAAGGCGGACATTTCAGTTGGTGGGACTACCGTACCGCCGCCTTCCGCCGCAACCTCGGCTGGCGCATCGACCATCACTATCTCACACCAGTCCTGTACGAGAAAGCAAAAAGTTGCATCATTGACACAGCACCCAGAAAACTCACCCAACCAAGTGACCACACACCCGTGATTGTTGAATTTTAA
- a CDS encoding SDR family oxidoreductase: MYLVTGATGGIGRRVVRLLREREESVRAFVRLTSRYGELEHRGADIFIGDLRQEQDIEKACRGIQYIVSAHGSDSDALSLDYRANIQLIDQAKANGVQHFIFISVLGADRGYEDAPVFKAKRAVERYLAASGLNYTILRPAGLASNLLSLAERFRDTGLYLLIGDPKNRTSIVSTDDLAKIVIDSVIVPAAHNQIFSVGGPEILLREDIPQIFSRIFNKQPVVVHAPLFIVDSLRGVLGLMNSEAQTALGTFRTLLANEFFCRRDEVANIEQTFNFQLETLESFLRRYLAV; this comes from the coding sequence ATGTATTTAGTAACTGGAGCAACAGGAGGAATCGGTCGCCGAGTTGTGCGACTCCTACGTGAACGAGAGGAGTCTGTACGCGCATTTGTACGACTCACGTCGCGTTACGGCGAACTAGAACATCGAGGAGCAGATATTTTCATTGGTGATTTACGGCAAGAACAAGATATTGAAAAGGCGTGTCGTGGTATTCAATATATAGTTAGCGCCCACGGTTCTGATAGCGATGCTCTAAGCCTTGACTACCGCGCGAATATTCAACTTATTGACCAAGCCAAGGCTAATGGCGTACAGCACTTTATCTTCATTTCCGTATTAGGAGCCGACAGAGGTTATGAAGATGCGCCCGTTTTCAAAGCCAAGCGGGCTGTAGAGCGATATTTAGCGGCTAGTGGCTTAAATTACACCATTTTACGTCCGGCTGGATTAGCATCTAACTTATTATCTTTAGCAGAAAGGTTTCGGGATACGGGATTATATCTACTGATTGGCGACCCCAAAAATCGCACATCGATTGTTAGTACAGATGATTTGGCAAAGATAGTAATTGATTCAGTGATAGTTCCAGCAGCTCATAATCAAATATTTTCCGTCGGGGGGCCAGAGATTTTATTACGTGAAGATATTCCACAAATTTTTAGTCGCATCTTCAATAAACAGCCAGTGGTGGTTCATGCACCATTATTTATAGTTGATAGTTTGCGGGGTGTTTTGGGCTTAATGAATTCTGAAGCACAAACAGCTTTAGGAACCTTTCGCACATTACTGGCCAATGAATTTTTCTGTAGAAGAGATGAAGTAGCTAACATAGAGCAGACTTTCAATTTCCAGTTGGAAACCTTAGAAAGTTTTTTGCGCCGCTATTTAGCAGTTTGA
- a CDS encoding HlyD family efflux transporter periplasmic adaptor subunit: MKYSLSANAAQARQTKQQFARPEDQLSYELGKAVKELPPLYTRLLAGTISVIVFGAIAWANFSEIDEVAVAQGELIASTQVRPVTALGNGIIDSIKVREGDRVTKDQVLIQRDPDLKQTDVNRLAKATQLIQQDLQRLEVERIGGQTTGTEIQDELLKSRLRDYQARQAGAEAEANRQQALIAQAKVRLTRLQENLVNTKTSLVNAKTNFVNAQSIRDKVEENLAIAQSREENLRTLITPGAVPRVDYLEAKERLSRAQTEIIRAKDEVTNAQNRITEAQDKVTSLEKDIAAQVQEIRQAEQAYQAARSQAQRLASERQSEILTQANKRREELANTSGQLEQARKEEDGETIKSPVAGTIYKIKATKGPVQAGEELLSILPEGEEMLLEVKVLNRDIGFIQKGMKAKVKMATFPFQEFGTIEGVVDQVSPNSIVDKELGLVFPTRIKLNQHSVIVRGQEVTFTPGMAATGEIVTRKKSILTFIMEPVTRRFSEAFSVR; this comes from the coding sequence ATGAAATATTCCCTATCCGCCAATGCGGCTCAAGCTCGTCAGACAAAACAGCAATTTGCCAGACCAGAAGACCAACTATCTTATGAACTGGGTAAGGCAGTCAAGGAATTGCCGCCACTGTATACTAGATTACTGGCAGGAACGATTAGCGTGATCGTATTTGGCGCGATCGCCTGGGCTAATTTCTCGGAAATCGATGAAGTCGCGGTTGCACAAGGGGAATTAATTGCTTCCACCCAAGTACGACCAGTGACAGCTTTAGGTAATGGGATAATCGATAGTATTAAAGTCAGAGAAGGCGATCGCGTGACTAAGGATCAAGTCTTAATTCAACGTGACCCAGACTTGAAGCAAACTGATGTTAACCGCCTAGCTAAAGCCACACAACTAATTCAACAAGATTTGCAGCGTCTGGAAGTAGAACGCATAGGTGGTCAAACCACCGGTACAGAAATACAAGACGAACTCTTAAAATCTCGTTTGCGAGACTATCAAGCACGTCAAGCCGGAGCAGAAGCAGAAGCCAATCGTCAACAAGCACTGATTGCTCAGGCAAAAGTCCGCCTCACTCGCCTACAAGAAAATTTAGTTAATACCAAAACTAGCCTTGTCAACGCCAAAACTAACTTCGTCAATGCCCAAAGCATCCGTGATAAGGTTGAAGAAAATTTAGCGATCGCCCAAAGCCGAGAAGAAAATTTACGTACCCTCATTACTCCTGGTGCTGTCCCCAGAGTTGATTACTTAGAAGCCAAAGAAAGACTATCCCGCGCTCAAACAGAAATTATTCGCGCCAAAGATGAGGTGACTAACGCTCAAAATCGCATCACCGAGGCACAAGACAAAGTTACATCCCTAGAAAAAGATATCGCTGCTCAAGTTCAAGAAATTCGCCAAGCAGAACAAGCCTATCAAGCTGCACGTAGTCAAGCACAACGTTTAGCATCAGAACGCCAAAGCGAAATTTTAACCCAAGCAAACAAACGCCGTGAAGAACTAGCGAATACTTCTGGTCAATTGGAGCAAGCTAGAAAAGAAGAAGATGGGGAAACTATCAAATCTCCCGTTGCTGGCACAATCTATAAAATCAAAGCCACAAAAGGGCCAGTCCAAGCAGGTGAAGAATTACTTTCAATTCTCCCAGAAGGTGAAGAAATGCTTCTAGAAGTGAAAGTTCTCAACCGCGATATTGGTTTTATTCAAAAAGGTATGAAGGCAAAAGTCAAAATGGCAACTTTTCCCTTCCAAGAATTCGGCACTATTGAAGGTGTTGTTGACCAAGTAAGTCCCAATTCCATCGTTGATAAAGAATTGGGGTTAGTTTTTCCCACCAGAATTAAGCTCAATCAACACTCAGTTATTGTGCGCGGTCAAGAAGTAACATTTACGCCAGGGATGGCTGCCACTGGTGAAATTGTGACTCGTAAAAAATCAATTTTAACTTTCATTATGGAACCAGTTACTCGCCGCTTTAGTGAAGCATTTTCTGTCAGATAG
- a CDS encoding type II toxin-antitoxin system VapC family toxin translates to MIILDTHIWVWWNHNDSKLSPNHAEAINRERPYGLGVCSISLLEISRLVTQNRLILPCPVQEWFNIALAQEGVVLLSITSQIAIDCYSLPGNFHKDPADRIIVSTARIYDVPLVSVDEKILAYSYVKTVFP, encoded by the coding sequence GTGATCATTCTTGATACTCATATTTGGGTTTGGTGGAATCACAATGATTCTAAGTTAAGCCCTAATCACGCTGAGGCAATAAATAGAGAAAGACCTTATGGTTTAGGCGTTTGCTCTATAAGTTTATTAGAGATTAGCAGATTGGTTACCCAAAATCGGTTAATTCTTCCTTGTCCAGTTCAAGAATGGTTTAATATTGCCCTAGCACAAGAAGGCGTAGTTCTTCTGTCAATCACTTCTCAAATTGCTATTGATTGCTACTCACTTCCAGGCAATTTTCATAAAGATCCAGCCGATAGAATTATCGTTTCGACAGCAAGAATATATGATGTCCCCTTGGTGAGTGTTGATGAAAAAATACTTGCCTATTCTTATGTAAAAACAGTTTTCCCTTAA